In Campylobacter mucosalis, a single window of DNA contains:
- the hisD gene encoding histidinol dehydrogenase — MRILNTKQDNFYSEFNKLVRRSDTDMSSVTPVVLNIINEVRISKDKALFEHISKFDKWQPKEALDIKISTQQMQEAYESLTSELKDALNLAFERIKAYHELSKPKSWIKDDGIGNKLGAKYTPVDRAGLYIPGGKAAYPSSLLMNAIPAIVAGVDEIVVCTPAVNSEVNSLLLAAMHLCGIKNAFKVGGASAVAAMAYGTNTIPKVDVITGPGNIYVATAKKLVYGDVNIDMIAGPSEIGVIADDTANPRHIAIDLLSQAEHDEIASSFLLTPSENFAKQVHLHIQNELENLSRKNIASQSIQNKGAIVICQNLDECFLLMNDLAVEHLELAVKNAIDYEDKVKHAGAIFFGHYTPEAIGDYLAGPNHTLPTGGSAKFYSPLGVENFMKKSSIIMMDKFGFSKIAKECMALARAEGLGAHEMSVKIRFDELDNKA; from the coding sequence GTGAGAATTTTAAACACAAAACAAGATAATTTTTATAGTGAATTTAACAAACTAGTCCGTAGATCAGATACTGATATGAGCAGTGTTACGCCAGTTGTTTTAAATATCATAAACGAGGTTAGAATCTCTAAAGACAAAGCACTTTTTGAGCATATATCAAAATTTGATAAATGGCAACCAAAAGAGGCTTTAGATATAAAAATTTCCACACAGCAAATGCAAGAAGCCTATGAAAGCTTAACATCAGAGCTAAAAGACGCACTAAATTTAGCATTTGAGCGTATTAAAGCCTATCACGAGCTTAGTAAACCAAAAAGCTGGATAAAAGATGACGGCATAGGCAACAAACTTGGGGCAAAATACACGCCAGTTGACAGGGCTGGTCTTTACATACCAGGTGGCAAGGCAGCCTATCCTAGTTCGCTTTTGATGAACGCTATCCCAGCTATTGTCGCGGGAGTTGATGAGATAGTCGTCTGCACTCCAGCGGTAAATTCTGAAGTAAATAGCCTACTACTAGCGGCCATGCATCTTTGTGGGATAAAAAACGCCTTTAAGGTTGGTGGAGCAAGTGCCGTTGCTGCAATGGCTTATGGCACAAATACTATACCAAAAGTAGATGTTATCACAGGACCTGGCAATATCTACGTCGCGACAGCTAAAAAGCTTGTTTATGGCGATGTAAATATCGATATGATAGCAGGTCCTAGCGAAATAGGCGTCATTGCTGACGACACAGCAAACCCTCGTCATATCGCCATTGACCTGCTTTCACAAGCCGAACACGACGAGATAGCAAGTAGCTTTTTACTAACACCTAGCGAAAATTTCGCTAAGCAGGTTCATCTGCACATTCAAAACGAACTTGAAAATTTAAGCAGAAAAAACATAGCAAGTCAAAGCATACAGAATAAAGGTGCTATCGTGATTTGTCAAAATTTAGATGAGTGCTTTTTGCTTATGAATGATTTAGCCGTTGAGCACCTAGAACTTGCCGTCAAAAACGCCATAGATTACGAAGATAAGGTAAAACACGCCGGAGCTATATTTTTTGGACACTATACACCAGAGGCGATTGGAGATTATCTAGCTGGACCAAACCACACGCTTCCAACTGGTGGCTCTGCAAAATTTTACTCTCCTTTGGGAGTTGAAAATTTTATGAAAAAAAGCTCTATTATAATGATGGATAAATTTGGTTTTAGCAAGATAGCAAAAGAGTGTATGGCTTTAGCAAGAGCCGAAGGCTTGGGTGCTCACGAGATGTCGGTAAAAATTCGCTTTGATGAGCTAGACAACAAAGCTTAA
- a CDS encoding FtsK/SpoIIIE family DNA translocase yields MCTFLPTADFVGTFGQALGALNLKYFGLISYVYPFLLIFFSWFMFNKFREFNLEFAQILLGTFLFAFGFLMLEALLFNAPLDGLVGRAINDVLNGVIGKLGTIVVVLCVFILSVGLVFQDGVIGVINNAFVKPNEPVSVPVKTKQVEKKQEILPVTITEQVTQNLSNEEVMSVDEKELMPEQLRNINEIELEEPAIKRVKIKGVEILSEVAENKKLLDELEKGKLEKPKDFTLPPLKFLADPPKRQNHINEAEIDQKISDLLDKLRKFKINGDVVRTYTGPIVTTFEFRPAPDVKVSKILTLQDDLAMALKAQTIRIQAPIPGKDVVGIEVPNQNTETIYLKEILDSEIFKNASSPLTMALGKDIVGTPFVTDLKKLPHLLIAGTTGSGKSVGINAMLLSLLYRNSPQTLRLMMIDPKMLEFSIYNDIPHLLTPVITQAKQAITALSNMVAEMERRYTIMSHTRTKNIESYNEKMKAEGGEQLPYIVVIIDELADLMMTSGKDVELYIGRLAQMARASGIHLIVATQRPSVDVVTGLIKANLPSRVSYRVGQRVDSKVILDQMGAESLLGRGDMLFTPPGSPGIIRLHAPFASEKEIENIVEFLKSQQEVVYDEKFLAESGSGSSENGEVALSAGELDPLYNDAKEIVLSEQKTSISYLQRRLGVGYNRSANILEQMERMGVLSPLNAKGQREIL; encoded by the coding sequence ATTTGCACGTTTTTACCGACTGCTGATTTTGTTGGCACTTTCGGTCAAGCTCTTGGTGCTTTAAATTTAAAATACTTTGGCTTAATATCGTATGTTTATCCGTTTTTGCTCATATTTTTTTCGTGGTTTATGTTTAATAAATTTAGAGAATTTAACCTAGAATTTGCACAAATTTTACTGGGGACATTTTTATTTGCTTTTGGCTTTTTAATGCTTGAGGCACTGCTTTTTAATGCACCATTAGACGGGCTTGTTGGTCGTGCGATTAATGACGTGCTTAATGGCGTTATAGGCAAATTAGGTACTATTGTTGTCGTACTTTGTGTGTTTATATTATCTGTTGGACTAGTGTTTCAAGATGGTGTAATTGGTGTCATAAATAACGCATTTGTAAAACCAAATGAGCCAGTAAGTGTGCCTGTAAAAACAAAGCAAGTTGAAAAAAAGCAGGAAATTTTACCTGTAACGATAACGGAACAGGTCACGCAAAATTTAAGCAATGAAGAGGTTATGAGTGTAGATGAAAAAGAGCTTATGCCAGAGCAGCTGCGAAATATCAATGAGATCGAGCTTGAAGAACCAGCTATAAAAAGAGTCAAGATAAAGGGTGTTGAAATTTTAAGCGAGGTGGCTGAAAATAAAAAACTGCTTGATGAGTTAGAAAAGGGCAAACTTGAAAAACCAAAGGATTTTACGCTCCCACCGCTAAAATTTCTAGCCGATCCGCCAAAACGCCAAAATCATATAAACGAGGCTGAGATAGATCAAAAAATCTCTGACTTGCTTGATAAACTTCGCAAATTTAAAATTAACGGCGATGTTGTTAGGACATATACTGGACCAATTGTTACGACATTTGAGTTTCGCCCAGCACCAGATGTGAAGGTAAGTAAAATTTTAACACTTCAAGATGATTTAGCAATGGCACTAAAAGCCCAAACGATACGCATTCAAGCACCAATACCAGGCAAGGACGTAGTCGGCATTGAGGTGCCAAATCAAAATACAGAAACTATTTATCTAAAAGAAATTTTAGATAGTGAAATTTTTAAAAACGCTTCAAGTCCGCTAACAATGGCACTTGGCAAGGATATCGTCGGCACTCCGTTTGTTACCGACCTTAAAAAATTACCGCATTTGCTAATTGCAGGGACAACTGGCTCTGGAAAGAGCGTGGGGATAAATGCTATGCTTTTAAGCCTACTTTATCGCAATAGTCCGCAAACTTTACGCCTTATGATGATTGATCCAAAAATGCTTGAATTTAGCATTTACAACGACATACCGCACCTTTTAACGCCAGTCATCACACAGGCAAAACAGGCAATTACGGCACTATCGAATATGGTCGCTGAAATGGAGCGAAGATATACGATAATGAGCCACACTCGCACGAAAAATATTGAAAGCTATAACGAAAAGATGAAGGCTGAGGGTGGGGAGCAGTTGCCTTATATTGTGGTTATTATTGATGAGCTTGCTGATTTGATGATGACAAGTGGCAAGGATGTGGAGCTTTATATCGGACGTCTAGCACAAATGGCAAGAGCTAGTGGCATACACCTAATAGTCGCCACGCAACGCCCAAGCGTGGATGTCGTAACTGGGCTAATTAAGGCGAATTTGCCAAGTCGTGTAAGCTACAGAGTAGGGCAGAGAGTTGATAGTAAGGTTATACTTGATCAAATGGGAGCTGAGAGCCTTTTAGGGCGTGGTGATATGCTATTTACACCACCTGGAAGTCCCGGTATCATCAGACTTCACGCACCATTTGCTAGTGAGAAAGAGATAGAAAATATCGTTGAGTTTTTAAAATCACAGCAAGAGGTTGTTTATGATGAGAAATTTTTAGCCGAAAGTGGTAGTGGTAGCAGTGAAAATGGTGAGGTGGCTTTAAGTGCTGGTGAGCTTGACCCACTTTATAATGACGCAAAAGAGATAGTTTTAAGTGAGCAAAAGACATCAATTAGCTACTTACAGCGAAGACTTGGCGTGGGATACAACCGCTCAGCAAATATACTTGAACAAATGGAAAGAATGGGAGTTTTAAGCCCTTTAAATGCTAAGGGGCAGAGAGAAATTTTATAA
- a CDS encoding MotA/TolQ/ExbB proton channel family protein codes for MANATDYTDLALPKMQGSRSPLTYFKIILIPVLAYVFVVLGYLKIVNFKVELHTLIMTGFILLIALIFARHSATLAYAKLAKNVDDFKLSLKNFIMSNLLEISGVKKSNVGFDEFLDTYTRELRNDNLANIGTGVFPMLGILGTFISIAISMPSFSSSNTLGLEKEIGVLLNGVGTAFYVSVYGIFLALWWMFFEKLGQSKFENFIREQRDISREFFWQKNELEQRFMSLSAEHFDDIRSVFARISNEEFFRQLDNAIDNKFSSYKHLQELEQKIISEAQVRVDQNVRLLGKAANRQEEFIKANNDILSSIIEFNKAVREIELKFSTQYNRLNDIMHERTDILDKNISKFETSLKGLDLSLKNFSLKLLQEQDRSMQAFKTSIIEGIDAFKTIYEDEKNSESNNKRENLIKELRQSANELDSEVNRVIKNIENNQNEV; via the coding sequence ATGGCGAATGCAACCGACTATACAGATTTAGCCCTGCCAAAAATGCAGGGCTCACGTTCGCCACTGACTTATTTTAAAATCATCCTTATCCCTGTTTTAGCTTACGTATTTGTAGTGCTTGGCTATTTAAAAATAGTAAATTTCAAAGTTGAGCTACACACTTTAATAATGACAGGATTTATACTGCTTATCGCACTTATTTTTGCACGTCATAGCGCGACACTAGCCTACGCCAAACTTGCAAAAAATGTCGATGATTTTAAACTGAGCCTTAAGAATTTCATAATGTCAAATCTACTTGAAATTTCAGGCGTAAAAAAATCAAACGTCGGATTTGACGAATTTTTAGATACCTATACTCGTGAGCTTAGAAATGATAATCTTGCAAACATCGGCACAGGCGTCTTTCCTATGCTTGGAATTTTAGGCACATTTATAAGCATTGCCATCTCTATGCCGTCATTTTCATCAAGCAACACACTTGGTCTTGAAAAAGAGATCGGAGTATTGCTAAACGGTGTAGGAACGGCATTTTATGTATCTGTGTATGGTATATTTTTAGCACTTTGGTGGATGTTTTTTGAAAAGCTAGGTCAGTCAAAATTTGAAAATTTCATAAGAGAACAAAGAGATATAAGTCGCGAGTTTTTTTGGCAAAAAAATGAATTAGAGCAAAGATTTATGAGCCTAAGTGCCGAGCATTTTGATGATATTCGTAGCGTTTTTGCTAGGATTAGCAATGAGGAATTTTTTAGACAACTTGATAATGCCATAGATAACAAATTTAGCTCATACAAACACCTTCAAGAACTAGAGCAAAAGATAATATCTGAAGCACAAGTTAGAGTCGATCAAAACGTCAGACTTCTTGGCAAGGCAGCAAATAGACAAGAGGAATTTATAAAAGCTAATAACGACATACTAAGCTCTATAATTGAGTTTAACAAAGCAGTTAGAGAGATAGAGCTGAAATTTTCAACCCAATACAACAGACTAAATGACATAATGCACGAACGCACCGATATTTTGGATAAAAATATATCAAAATTTGAAACAAGCCTAAAAGGTTTAGACCTAAGCCTTAAAAATTTCTCGCTCAAACTCTTACAAGAACAAGATAGGTCAATGCAAGCCTTTAAAACGAGCATTATTGAGGGTATAGATGCATTTAAAACCATATACGAAGATGAAAAAAATAGTGAAAGTAACAATAAACGCGAAAATCTCATAAAAGAGCTAAGACAGAGTGCAAACGAGCTAGATAGCGAAGTTAATAGAGTTATTAAAAACATAGAAAATAATCAAAATGAAGTTTAA
- a CDS encoding pyridoxal-phosphate dependent enzyme encodes MIERFKFKGKNIWLLRDDLLGVFNGNKARKLEYFLTADLSKFQGIISHGSSQSNAMQSLSVFAKMKGLDFHYVVSHLNSNLKQNPLGNFKSALDNGMILHIDENREETAKNLAKQHNLLFIKEGVAMSEAEVGFKTQANFIKNFAEQNSIKFDIFLPSGTGTSACYLSKNIDFDVYTCPCVGDSNYLKSQILTLDKNSRVKILTPPKKYHFGDLKPELYKIWREVLDESGVEFELIYDPVGFLTLEQNILSFKNEILYIHQGGILGNQTQIQRYERKNSENFKHKTR; translated from the coding sequence ATGATAGAGAGATTTAAATTTAAGGGTAAAAATATTTGGCTTTTAAGAGATGATTTGCTGGGCGTTTTTAATGGCAACAAAGCTCGTAAATTAGAGTATTTTCTTACAGCCGATCTGTCTAAATTTCAAGGCATTATCTCGCACGGCTCAAGCCAATCAAACGCTATGCAAAGTCTAAGTGTTTTTGCAAAGATGAAGGGACTTGACTTTCACTACGTAGTGTCACACTTAAACTCAAATTTAAAACAAAATCCACTCGGAAATTTCAAATCAGCCCTAGATAACGGTATGATTTTACACATCGATGAGAACAGAGAAGAAACCGCAAAAAATCTAGCCAAGCAACACAATCTACTTTTTATCAAAGAGGGTGTGGCGATGAGTGAGGCTGAAGTTGGTTTTAAAACCCAGGCAAATTTCATCAAAAACTTTGCCGAGCAAAACTCTATCAAATTTGACATATTTTTACCAAGCGGAACTGGCACGAGTGCTTGTTATCTTTCTAAAAATATCGATTTTGACGTATATACCTGCCCTTGCGTTGGAGATAGTAACTATTTAAAAAGCCAAATTTTGACACTAGATAAAAACTCAAGGGTTAAAATTTTAACCCCGCCCAAAAAATACCACTTTGGCGATTTAAAGCCAGAGCTTTATAAAATTTGGCGTGAAGTTTTAGACGAGAGTGGCGTAGAATTTGAGCTTATATACGATCCTGTCGGGTTTTTAACCTTAGAGCAAAATATCTTAAGTTTCAAAAATGAAATTTTATACATCCATCAAGGTGGCATACTTGGCAACCAAACACAAATACAAAGATACGAAAGGAAAAATAGTGAGAATTTTAAACACAAAACAAGATAA
- a CDS encoding HugZ family heme oxygenase: MKQRAIDHMNSDHLDILVEFCKKFSGVENPTNVKMTDINEDGMQIVCDEASSFVPFLNKASGSGFRDAIIELYSSIKGENSNSAIQSGMLNFINSFNSLLISSIKDGQAISSYSPFVRDNDDFYICISSVAEHYSSIKQNPDKISILFIQDEKDAKSLFARVRASFRAEASFVDSDLRDFYLQKFKTAYPNESALAFIEQMKDFYIVKISPKSGRYVKGFGAAYDTDGLKIVSSGRVNNPHTK; this comes from the coding sequence TTGAAACAAAGAGCAATAGATCATATGAATAGTGATCATTTGGACATTTTAGTTGAATTTTGTAAAAAATTTAGCGGTGTTGAAAATCCAACAAATGTCAAAATGACAGACATAAATGAAGATGGTATGCAGATTGTATGCGATGAAGCTTCAAGCTTTGTGCCGTTTTTAAATAAGGCCAGTGGGAGCGGCTTTAGGGATGCGATAATAGAGCTTTACTCTAGTATAAAAGGCGAAAATAGTAATAGTGCTATACAGAGCGGTATGCTAAATTTCATAAATAGCTTTAATAGTTTGCTTATATCAAGCATTAAAGATGGACAGGCGATTTCGTCGTATTCTCCATTTGTAAGAGATAATGATGATTTTTACATTTGTATATCATCTGTTGCTGAGCATTATAGCTCGATAAAACAAAATCCGGATAAAATTTCCATACTTTTTATACAAGATGAAAAGGACGCAAAAAGTCTGTTTGCTAGGGTTAGGGCGAGTTTTAGGGCGGAAGCTAGTTTTGTGGATAGTGATTTAAGGGATTTTTATCTACAGAAATTTAAAACGGCTTATCCAAATGAGTCAGCTCTTGCATTTATAGAGCAGATGAAGGACTTTTATATCGTCAAAATATCGCCTAAAAGTGGCAGATATGTAAAAGGCTTTGGCGCTGCTTATGATACGGACGGACTAAAGATAGTAAGCAGTGGTAGAGTAAATAATCCACACACTAAATAA
- a CDS encoding flagellin yields MKIGSFSTASQQINNNQDNAKSAHSKALQNISAARALNGMDSANLAIADALLSQSNVLEQGVANANDAIGMLGIADATLANLTKDADKLNELSVQYNSALLNDKQRSMISSQVNALTDAMSNSLNNAVFNGKNVFGGELSFVTGSNTQKINLSQESVGNAIKSLDVKDQSSIQNFIQNVNDLRSNIGSTQNAMISDISNAVKQSVALKSSESNLQNNDISKNINDQKQNDLILNAAVLAQAHNTKNLQSQINRLLA; encoded by the coding sequence ATGAAAATAGGTAGCTTTTCGACTGCTTCACAGCAGATAAACAATAACCAAGACAACGCAAAATCAGCACATAGCAAGGCTTTGCAAAATATCTCAGCCGCAAGAGCACTAAATGGAATGGATAGTGCAAATTTGGCTATCGCTGACGCGCTTTTATCTCAAAGCAATGTCCTTGAACAAGGCGTAGCAAACGCAAACGACGCTATAGGTATGCTTGGCATAGCTGACGCAACTTTGGCAAATTTGACAAAAGACGCGGATAAACTAAACGAACTATCCGTTCAGTATAATAGTGCTCTTTTAAACGACAAACAACGCTCTATGATTTCATCACAAGTAAATGCTCTAACAGACGCGATGAGCAATAGCCTAAATAATGCTGTTTTTAACGGCAAAAACGTCTTTGGCGGTGAGCTTAGCTTCGTAACTGGCTCAAACACTCAAAAAATAAATTTAAGCCAAGAAAGTGTAGGAAACGCCATTAAAAGCCTAGACGTAAAAGATCAGTCAAGCATACAAAATTTCATACAAAACGTAAATGACCTACGCTCAAATATCGGCTCTACTCAAAACGCTATGATTTCTGACATCTCAAATGCAGTTAAACAAAGCGTTGCTCTAAAATCAAGCGAGAGCAATCTACAAAATAACGATATTTCTAAAAATATAAACGATCAAAAACAAAACGATCTTATCCTAAACGCAGCAGTATTAGCACAGGCACATAACACTAAAAATCTACAAAGCCAAATAAACAGGCTTTTAGCTTAA
- a CDS encoding flagellin, protein MRITNKSQHNQTISNYQRGMQSINKVREQISSGLKIQNSYENASVYNDGMRLDYEITTFKQVEDVTSKTQNFSKNSDKSLAEFSKQLENFKVKLVQAASDVHSRTSLEAIANDLQGIKDHLVNIANTSINGQFLFSGSAVSTKPISADGKYNGNGDHMTAVGGSQIEIPYNVPGRDIFLGRDNDYNKTLTTNVKLSDQTRPDVKENPKYLNEESKIRNLVGLNYVLEPNTINHDYDFLDNSDVKFPNTYFYLQGRRPDGTSFTSKFNLTSDASMRSLLDKIGLEFGNTATSKIVDVSMSKDGQIVVKDLTKGNHVIDFSLVGATEVSQNKAALPAAVANANPPSSVADLATLEVSAKANPPRVTIVDFTKNKYLDQNGQRVDSFDYDRLRFEKKDNTLTGNISQIAKKSGNFATDSTRLSEVAGTNTTYDKITYPKDIDPRSRELFKIDNQTIKMQVKSITGVTYDIDVKMGTQGGANTPVQFTFTQTPLGGATTPARTISVYKSDEFGEYRTQANDFSYRQLMDIVAMAASDNMPNGMVTEPANVDDQSAASVALRHGNYEKYKEAVDKSKGAIEINLDHQGRIVLTDKTRAVTEVEFSMFDATEGGKFYGDSTGTTAANSQGKGSVFSFMENNAIAIDQPSIDIFADLQKMIEAVRNGGSQRADSESIDPRNTGLQGGIERIDHIMDHINKEKVKIGSYSNLLKDTNERASIMRVNISSVKSEIMDADLGEAYLSLTQRMMSYQAMLQSTAKINQLSLLNYL, encoded by the coding sequence ATGAGAATAACAAACAAATCACAGCATAATCAGACTATTAGCAACTACCAAAGAGGTATGCAAAGTATAAATAAAGTAAGAGAGCAAATTTCAAGCGGGTTAAAAATTCAAAATTCATATGAAAATGCCAGTGTTTATAATGACGGAATGAGGCTTGATTATGAGATTACGACTTTTAAGCAGGTTGAAGATGTTACTTCAAAGACTCAAAATTTTTCAAAAAATTCGGATAAATCTTTGGCTGAATTTAGCAAACAGCTTGAAAATTTCAAGGTAAAACTAGTTCAAGCAGCCAGTGACGTTCATAGTAGAACATCACTAGAGGCTATCGCAAATGACCTTCAGGGCATAAAAGATCACCTCGTAAATATAGCAAACACATCTATAAATGGTCAGTTTTTATTCTCAGGAAGTGCGGTGAGCACAAAGCCAATAAGTGCAGACGGAAAGTATAATGGCAATGGCGATCATATGACGGCTGTTGGCGGGTCTCAGATTGAAATTCCATATAACGTGCCTGGTCGTGATATATTTTTAGGTAGGGATAATGACTACAACAAGACGCTAACTACAAACGTAAAGCTTTCAGATCAAACTCGTCCAGACGTAAAAGAGAATCCAAAATATCTTAATGAAGAGAGCAAAATCAGAAATTTGGTCGGCTTAAACTATGTTTTAGAGCCAAATACGATAAATCACGATTATGATTTTTTAGATAATTCTGATGTGAAATTTCCAAACACATATTTTTACTTGCAAGGTAGAAGACCTGACGGCACGAGTTTTACGTCAAAATTTAATCTAACAAGCGACGCAAGTATGAGAAGTTTGCTTGATAAGATTGGTCTTGAGTTTGGAAATACCGCAACTAGTAAGATAGTTGATGTAAGTATGAGTAAGGACGGACAAATCGTGGTAAAGGACCTTACAAAGGGTAATCACGTCATTGACTTTAGTCTAGTTGGTGCGACTGAAGTTTCACAAAACAAAGCTGCCCTGCCAGCTGCCGTAGCAAACGCAAATCCTCCGTCAAGTGTAGCAGATTTAGCCACTCTTGAGGTAAGTGCTAAGGCAAATCCACCACGAGTAACCATCGTTGATTTTACGAAAAATAAATACCTAGATCAAAATGGACAAAGGGTGGATAGCTTTGATTATGATAGGCTTAGATTTGAGAAAAAGGATAACACGCTAACTGGCAACATCTCTCAAATAGCCAAAAAATCAGGAAATTTTGCGACCGATTCCACTCGCCTTAGTGAAGTTGCTGGCACAAATACAACATACGATAAAATCACGTATCCAAAGGATATAGACCCTAGATCAAGAGAGTTATTTAAGATAGACAATCAAACCATAAAAATGCAAGTAAAGTCAATAACTGGCGTTACTTACGATATTGATGTTAAAATGGGCACACAAGGTGGTGCGAATACGCCAGTTCAATTTACATTCACGCAAACCCCACTTGGTGGTGCGACTACGCCCGCTAGAACGATCTCTGTTTATAAATCTGACGAATTTGGCGAATATAGAACACAAGCAAATGACTTTAGCTATCGCCAACTAATGGATATCGTAGCAATGGCAGCAAGTGATAATATGCCAAATGGCATGGTCACAGAGCCAGCAAACGTAGATGATCAAAGCGCGGCGTCGGTCGCATTAAGGCATGGAAATTATGAAAAGTATAAAGAGGCGGTTGATAAGTCAAAAGGTGCGATTGAGATAAATTTAGACCATCAAGGCAGAATAGTGCTAACTGATAAAACAAGGGCTGTAACTGAGGTTGAGTTTAGTATGTTTGATGCAACTGAAGGTGGGAAATTCTATGGTGACTCAACTGGAACTACTGCTGCAAATTCTCAAGGCAAAGGCTCGGTGTTTAGCTTTATGGAAAATAACGCCATAGCGATTGATCAGCCTAGTATCGATATCTTTGCTGATTTGCAAAAGATGATAGAGGCTGTAAGAAACGGCGGAAGTCAACGTGCCGACTCTGAGAGTATAGATCCAAGAAATACGGGTTTGCAAGGCGGTATTGAGAGGATTGATCACATAATGGATCACATTAACAAAGAAAAGGTAAAAATCGGCTCTTATTCAAATTTATTAAAAGATACAAACGAACGTGCTAGTATTATGCGTGTTAATATCTCAAGCGTTAAGAGTGAAATTATGGACGCTGATCTTGGCGAGGCTTATTTATCGCTTACACAGCGTATGATGAGCTATCAGGCTATGCTTCAATCAACTGCAAAGATAAATCAACTAAGCCTACTAAACTACCTATAA
- a CDS encoding OmpA family protein — protein sequence MKFNKNHSDQTFWVSYADLMAGLLFVFMLIIGGVVVKYLLSQNELENKEKTIVRTLENLKDEQGKNLSLDKLNHILKDEIKKLDAYNLELKNKNEVIVVELEALKTRLQALSDLNYNITAQNNELNTSVSELQTKIIVLNSELNDVNSSNEKNLAQIANLLSQISDKDAKYNILAKDLNATKTHIKNLTGIRIKVISVLKEKLGDSIEIDQNSGALRLNSSVLFDRAKAELKDEAKVSLKNTLDKYFDILLNDPEISKNIDQIIIEGFTDSDGTYMRNLELSQRRAYAVMEFINSYNQDERLRRLLIASGRSYNDLIIKNGKEDKNASRRIEIKFSISNKDAIKEIEKFLEQK from the coding sequence ATGAAGTTTAATAAAAATCATAGCGACCAAACATTTTGGGTCTCTTATGCCGACTTGATGGCTGGTCTTTTATTTGTTTTTATGCTTATTATTGGAGGTGTTGTCGTAAAATATCTACTATCTCAAAACGAGCTAGAAAATAAAGAAAAAACCATAGTAAGAACTCTTGAAAATTTAAAAGATGAGCAGGGTAAAAACCTAAGCCTTGATAAGCTAAATCACATCCTAAAAGATGAGATAAAAAAACTAGACGCTTATAATTTGGAGCTAAAAAACAAAAATGAAGTCATAGTGGTTGAGTTAGAAGCACTAAAAACCAGACTACAAGCACTAAGCGACCTAAACTACAACATAACAGCACAAAACAACGAGCTAAATACAAGCGTATCCGAGCTTCAAACAAAAATCATCGTCCTAAACTCAGAGCTTAATGACGTAAATTCTAGCAACGAAAAAAACCTAGCCCAAATAGCAAATTTACTAAGCCAGATAAGCGATAAAGACGCCAAATACAACATCCTAGCAAAGGATCTAAACGCCACTAAAACACACATTAAAAACCTAACTGGCATACGCATAAAAGTTATCTCTGTGCTAAAAGAAAAATTAGGCGATAGTATCGAGATAGATCAAAACTCTGGTGCTTTAAGGCTAAACTCATCGGTACTTTTTGATAGAGCAAAAGCGGAGCTAAAAGATGAAGCAAAAGTTAGCCTAAAAAACACGCTTGATAAGTACTTTGACATACTTTTAAACGACCCAGAAATAAGCAAAAACATCGACCAAATCATCATCGAAGGCTTTACTGATAGCGACGGGACATATATGAGAAATTTAGAGTTATCCCAGCGTAGAGCCTACGCAGTAATGGAATTTATAAACTCATACAACCAAGATGAACGCCTAAGAAGGCTACTTATAGCCAGCGGACGTAGCTATAACGACCTGATAATTAAAAACGGAAAAGAGGACAAAAACGCCTCAAGACGCATTGAGATAAAATTTTCAATCTCAAACAAAGACGCTATAAAAGAAATTGAGAAATTTTTAGAACAAAAATGA